The genomic window gagacagatagaaggacggacagagagacagatagaaggagggacagagagacagatagaaggaCGGACAGATGGCTGACGGACGGTTTGCAGGTGCGGACAGTGGACGTTTTTGGGAAACCGATTCTCCTTCACGCTCAGCAAACACAGTCGTCTCCACCACAACACGTCCCTGCAGTTCACTGTGATATGTCTCATGTGTCGTCGTCCTGCAGCAAACGTAAAACTGCCGCTCCGTCATAAACACTGCGCAACGTTTGCATTGTTACCACGGCAACAAGGACGCAACATGGAGTACTTAAAGTATTTAAAAGAGCACAGAGCTCCTGTTCCGTGTTCGAACGTCATGACCTTAGAACacttcaaactgttttcagtGCGATCacatacaaagtcaatgcaaacatgcaaatgaaCACGCACCCGAGAGCTCAGAACATTTGAACCTGAGCAAACTTCAGCGTAGAGCGAGTTCGTCACAAGAGCAAAATGTAACATCGAAGTAACGCTTCATCGGGGGAGACCAACAACACGTCTCGTTACATAAAGAACTAACTACATTAGCTTTGAAGCTACGGCCTCACGATGACCTTCTCACACTGAATCCATCTCTGTCTACACGTCAGTTTCAATCCCCGCCCACCGcaacaacctgaaaacacatcacgTGACCATCGGaacataaaacagaaacagctgtctttgtaaaatacagaatgtaACTGAACCGCAGGTGTTCACAAAGACAACGAGGTCAGTAACTCTTGTAATTGATTCTCCATGTTGTGTTCGACTGTGGAGCTGAGGCTGGTGTCAATCAGAAAGAGGTTGTGAGCGTCTACGTCActttttccaaacatctcagatTCTAAAACAGCCTCAGAGACCTGCAGCGTCCACAAACTTCTCCGGCGCAGAGCGGACGTCAGATGAATCTGAgatgttgagtttgaaaatgaaaacttgaagTTGGTGACAGTTTAACAGAGTTTCCTTCTCGTCTGGAAATCTACACATGTTTAACGTCACATTCACTCAGCAGCGAAACAATATATAAAAGTAATATCAGAGTTGATATCACACCAACGATCCCGCTTCTTTACGAAGTTAACGTCTGTGTCCGTCTGCTTTTTAAtccatgatgacatcacaagtCTGACATGTGACCATCacatgataaaaaaattaaCCGGACTCAGCAGCTCAAAGAAATAAACTGCTGTGACTCAatgagcgccccctgctggtcacatTAAAGCAGACAGTTTTCTGCAGGGCCGCTCCGCCACTAGTCCCTTAACAACCCCCCCGCCCCACGGCACAGCACCGGCAGTGTATCGCCATGACGACCAGCCCAGATTGCCGGTCACCATAGTGTGAGGtcagtgtttccatggcgatGGAGCAGATGAACGGTAATCCGTCCTTGTTTTTGCACCATGGAAACAGGACGGGGGGGGTagagagggggggtggagtcatgAGCTTGTGTTAGCAAGTGTTAGCATGTGAGTgtgatacccccccccccccccactccttcCCCTCTCAGTAAATTTGTCTTGATGCTCTGCAGATCCAACAGCAGCTGAAGATTAAGAGACGCTGACGAACTGGAGCAAAGTCCAGGTCAGACGTTCGGCTGCAGGAGGCTGAGCGCCGCCACAGCACAGGACACGACGGGAGGGACAGGGGACAGAGGACAGGGGACAGAGGACAGTTAGACACAGTGATGTGCAGCCTCAGGTTTCTGTTCTAcacctttattttcctctctgctttcaTCTCTTCATCCACGTACAAACAatcctttcatttcatttcttgtcACTTCTGAAGATTAAGAACTTTATTcttctgttttaatttgtcGTCTAATGGATGTCTTTAAATAAAGGAGGCGGGGGAGGGGTCTTCCTTTAGAGGACGAGGAGACTTTCGCAGATGAAGCTGCACTTCCTTGAATCTGCCACTAGAGGCTAATATAGAGTCACATTTTACTGATATCACCTTAAACTGATGTGATGATgagtgaaggggggggggctcatTAAAAATCACACGTAAAACACATGATCACGTTTTAAATGACCTGATGGTGAATATTTTCCGACAGCTGCTCCTCCTAcgttaaataaaacaacacttgACGTCATGTGAGTCGACCTCATGAAGGAAACGTTTCTGCAGCGACTGCACATCGACACCAGCTGCACATTTATCATCTCTGACTCCTCTTTtatgccctcctcctcctcctcctcctcctgctcctgctccttgGCATCTTTCAAATGCTACGGaggctcctgattggctgacagaCTTGCTGTGAGACGTGAGGGGGCGGGGAGCGGCAGCCAATCCTGTGCTCCCTCCATCTCCCAgccccctcttcttcttcttcttcttttttttaaaaccctgcATGAATATTAACCCTCCTCCTATACCCCCCCACTCACCCCTCCTCCCAAGGAAAAAAATCCCCTCTGAGATTTAAATCTGCGCCCGCCCTCCCccgcctctcctccctctttctcatgaagagcagcagcctctctcaacatggaggaggccgcTCGCTTTGTGTCGCTCACACAATGGagtccaaccccccccccccccctcctacAGATCTGAggttgtgctgcagcagctctgagctgcagctcacagCTCGGCCTATAAATAACTCTGCAGCCATCTTATCTTCTGTCCTGCTGGTTCTTTCTGTTTcaagctgggggggggggcacacacacactcagagagcaGGTCATTGTTGTACCACATTATATatctatgttatatatttatatatgactGTCATCGTCTCTCTCCCGACAGAGCAGAATATAAACAGTTTGTGAAGCAGGAGCTGACGGAGCCTCAGGCCTCAATCTGCTCTtcatacaacacacaacacaatcaaagTGACGGATTTGATCTCaacatgtgttgttgtgttttttgagtTTAGTTTCaacccctcctccttttcttcttctgtgatgCTCAAGACTCTGGTTGTTTTCACCCGTTTGTTCTTCTGCAGGATTTCATGACGACGACTGAACGTGCTCCTGTAACTGTTTCCACTCGTGTCCAGGGAAACAGTGTCAGTTTGTCAGCTTCAGTCGAGGGCTGGAGCCACAACACGTCTGAGCTCTAACCATTGTCACGTTGAGATGCAGGGTGAGTGTGAAGGGTTTCATGACATTCAGGTGTcgaacatgtgaacatgtgtcaGTTTGTTCTAAACGTCAGCTGCTGCTCACAACGCTCCTCCGTCTCCAACTCAGCGGGCAGCAGATACAAaacattaatattttctttacatCACGAGAAAATCGTATGAACTGGTCGTCGTTACTCAGCGACCGGAAGTTACGTTTTATTTGACTTCTCGTTTGTCCCCTTTCCTTCTTTGTCTTAAAAGTGGCTGAAAGAGTGAAAGACCTGGGACGACCAGAgaaatgaatttatatttaatattcatgtttgGTTTGACTAAGTTTGTTCAGTAAGCTCTTGTAAAAGCGACGAGGGAAACAGACGGTTCGTTAACGTGAATATTCAGGAGACGTCAGGTCGACTAGAGTGGGAGGAAACGTCTGTAAGTCACATTTACATACGACAACCCGTCGCCAAGGTGACCCTGTTCTCTTTGAACAACTACATCACTTTTTAAATCCAGAGTGCGGTCGACATGTTCTGACGAGAGGCGTTTAACAGACGATCGTCTGACGTCACCACACGACTTCCTCTAACAGCTTCGTTCACTCAGGGTCTCAACGTggacagacgaggaggttccagatgttttggtgatgagggccgacgccgtgtggacgagctgaaaacaacaacactgatctttacagtttagacgccatgtcccgcctcctgctgctctacaggctccacccctcgttacccacatgttcctgttgtgaacgagtcgacaatcacacacactgactacacaacatgtctacacaacatgactacacaacatgtctacacaacatgactaaacaacatgactacacaacatgaccacacaacatgactaaacaacatgactacacaacatgactacacaacatgtctacacaacatgaccacacaacatgtccacacaacatgactacacaacatgaccacacaacatgactacacaacatgtctacacaacgtGTCCACACagcatgactacacaacatgactacacaacatgactacacaacatgtctacacaacatgtccacacaacatgactacacagaAGGTTTCACTCTGTGAGAAGTTTGATCCCTGACCCCGACACGGCCTTCTGCACAGAGGCACGTGGTTTGAAAAGCTCGGAGGAGCAGCACCGACATGTGACCACGGTGTGAGTCCATCACAGAAGAAGAATTATAACCCGTCCTCACAGTCCACGTgcatttctttcctctctgcagccGAACCTCGTCAATTAACTGATTCATCAACAACAGAACATAACTGATGATTGAATCTGACTCGAGAGACAtttgctctgtttctctttggTTTGGGACCAAAGACATTTTCACACTTGAATATAATCGCAGCCTCAGTTTATCGTGGTCAGAAATCTCAGCTACAGATTTCCCTTTAAAGACACACCTGTCTGCATGGACAGATAATTATTATTGGTGTTGAGGGAGTAAAGATAGAACATTACCTCCTTCTACATCTGTTTTCTAACTTTATTGTCGACATGAGACAGACAGCAGCGTCATTAATGTGTGATTTTGAAAAAGATTCCTCTGCTGTTGGTCAAAGTTATTTCATTCTTATTATAAAAACTCTGAGTTAAACGTAAACATCTCTGACTCACGAAGGAGACAAAGTGTTGAAGCTCCACGAGGGAATTCTTCGTGAACTTAAATAGTTGAAGGTCTCTGCGATGAAACGTCAGCAACCTTCTCCgattctgaaaaagaaaaagagaaccGCTGCAGTCGTCCACAGTCCCTACACCAGAGGagcctttcaaaataaaacccaagGGCGGACTTCCTGTCAACAGCTCAAGCAGCTGGTGACTGACGACAATTCACAGATGAACCTGGATCCAGAGTGAAAACCTGAGGTCGAGTCACAGGCAGCAGAGAAACTCTGCGAGAGACCGGAGACATTTTCTCTGTCGTGGAACTGAAGGAATGTTGATGACGAGGAGACGTCCGCTTTACTTTGGCAGTGACAAACATCTGAAAGGAAAATCAAAGATTAAAACTCAAATTAGAGCCAATATTGATTCATGGGGCCGACACCAACATTAGGGAGTAAAACAAATCTAATACCAACCAGCTGATTTATAAAAAACCAGAAGTATATCAGCTCATTAAACAGATCAACTGTCCTTTAACCTGCGGCCTGAACCACAACTTCCTGTTGAAACTGTTCATGGTGAACTCGAACTGGTCTCTCTCCTGCAGGTTCAGCACCAGGCAGACTTTGTTCTGGGACAGCGCCACCTACAGGtccaacacaaaacaaacaaaacaagcgtcacacagtgaaaacacaagtggacgaaaacacaaactcacgcacgcacagacagacacacacacatctttagTTTGTCTCAAACCACGAAACACGAGCGCACAGGGAGGCGTCCACGAGCAGACCAGTGTTagcttcatgtctttattttaacCTGGCTAATGCACGGCCGTACGGGACGAATCTGAGAGCAGAGGACaaatctgagagcagaggaCGAATCTGAGAGCAGAGGACGAATCTGAGAGCAGAGGACAAATCTGAGACGTTTCACTTCCACTCAGAATACATAACATAATTATGTGTAACAACAGAGAGCTATGCTGGATTTGAAACTTTCCGATGGTTCCGTTTAGAAAAATTAACCACATCTTTACTCACTAATGTGACATTGTTATATAAAATACcacataaataaagttaatatatatatatatagtataaatacTAATGTGGAATCAATGTGTTTATATCTACAGACATCCACTGTTTACATTATTAAAGTGGGTTCTTCAGATTTCTGTtcatggtctgtatttatgttgcGCTCCTCATCGACCACACTCCGTCACACACGGCCCATGGGGTCATTTGGGCTGCAGCATCGAGCCCAAGGACACTGGTGGACTTGGGGACCTGGGAATTGAACCTctgacccactctacctcctgagccacagctgcccgcCCGCCCCCAGAGCTGCTCACTCACGCCTGACCTCAGCACATTTCTAACAAACGTCTCGCCACCGTGTTTCATACAAGAACCGGAAGTTAGAGGATATCTACGAGTGTTTGGTTTGACTGAATGGTGTGAAAGGTAATATAGCACAGACAtcagaagtaaaataaaataactacaTGAGAACAGACTCATAGATTTTAGGTTTATACTTTTTATTAGTTTCTGCtcatttgtctttattgtgttttgttgctgaTGGAAAcaactttaacatttaaatgttgtttggaggatgacatgttttattttgaagcaatAAAAGCTTCTGGTTTTTCTTCTCTTACCGTCTTGGCGATGTTCTGCGCTGCACGGATCTTCCCGAGTTTCAGGTAACCTGGGTTTTTGGTCACAGCCTCGCCcagctgttacacacacacatttaaattgttaGTGTATCACAGGAGATTACTGTTACACACCTACAAAAGAGAGCGTGAGCGGTCGGCCTGAGGCTGATCAGCAGCAGGCTGAGCCGGTCTGAGGAGAGGCATCACTTCTCTGACCGTCACGAGGATCAAAGCTGCAGGCGTGTCGCTGCTCGACGTTAATGTTCTCACGCATGTTGACAGGCGTGTAAAGTAATTACTGCATatttgggtgaagtgtttgtttaagatgcttctgtttctcttcacGGTCGTGCAGCGAGTTCACGGCACGACAGGTTTTTATCGGAGGTGGTTTGATGCGTTCACttaatttaaaggttttaattttGGACCTGAAACAAACGTGTCCATTAATTTGGAGACAAAACTCTATTATTTATGGAAACAACTGTGAGAAAAGCACACCCACACATCATCTGTCAGATTCTACAGCAACAATAAACTGGAATAAAGAAAGTGATATTTTCTCTATTTGAGTTCTTCCTGTCCGGACCTGAGCAGTGATCTCTCAGTAGAAACCACAGCAGCTCTGAACAAACTGCATCGATCTAAAATACAAAGCAGATGATAAAACACTGGAGGCAACAGGAAGGAAACAGGAGTTACCAACTGTTTGAGAAGCTTTTCCCTCATTCTTTTATCTATATtcttaaaatgatattttacCGTGTTCCTGGTTTTGGAGATGTGTTTGGAGAAATGTGAAAGTTAACAAACAGAAGttaaaatcagtaaaaatgttttgatctgAGCAGCCCTGGTTACACGTCTTGTTCCTGTCGACGGAGCTGAACGCAGATGACGGACACGAAAACCTTCTGTTCAACTGAAAAGAGCCAGAGGTCACGACGCAGCAGTAACAACACCTACGCTGCCACCTGGTGGACACAACTGCTCTTACACCGACCTGCTCTTTACCAGCTCGTCTCAGTGCAAACAGCAAACTCTGAAAACAGAGATGAGGTGAAGGGGAATACAGAGGATTAGAATTCTATCATTACTTCCACCAGCTTTCACTCCAGGttcaaaaataatgaaatcatcATCGCGTCAAATCAACtgagaagcagaaaaaaaaactgggaaACATTGAGGATGCGTCGGATCTACTCAGGCTCCCagaaacacaaactacacaacatgactacacaacatgtccacacaacatgtctacacatacagaacacacaggaagtaaaacaacAGTTGATGACTTAACGACTTTACTGAACACAACCGTGTTTTAAACAACTCACCCTCTTGGCAGCCTGAGCTTCTCCCTCAGCCTGGATGATCTTCGGTCTCTGGTCCTGTTTGGCCTTCTCGACACAAAACTGAGCTCGCTGCGCCTCCTGCTGGGCTGAGAGGAACAAACACATACAAGGTTCATATtagaattcatttttaaactatCACAGGTTTCATAATGTTCCCGCAATTGTCATCAGtgcagttctctctctttcactcttaaGTCTGTCCCCGTTACCCGGGTACAAAAACGCCAGAGCGCCATTTGTGCACGTGCACCCCCTCGTGCACATCAGTAACTTTGGCAATCACACTGGTCACACATGACAACACTCAGTCTGCGTCCAcagtaacacacctgaaaacacacgtaACACAACCACAGTGGTCATGTGacgtaaacaggaagtagtgtgtctcgaggtggaactgttcctgacaggaagtgttag from Paralichthys olivaceus isolate ysfri-2021 chromosome 16, ASM2471397v2, whole genome shotgun sequence includes these protein-coding regions:
- the phb2a gene encoding prohibitin-2a, yielding MTHLARPPLSGVLQKKKKKKIMKMKLMKKMKKMMKKKKLMKKMKKMMKKKKLMKKMKKKMKSEEPGDPIIYDIRARPRKISSLTGSKAQQEAQRAQFCVEKAKQDQRPKIIQAEGEAQAAKRSLLFALRRAGKEQLGEAVTKNPGYLKLGKIRAAQNIAKTVALSQNKVCLVLNLQERDQFECLSLPK